Proteins found in one Anopheles merus strain MAF unplaced genomic scaffold, AmerM5.1 LNR4000764, whole genome shotgun sequence genomic segment:
- the LOC121603009 gene encoding Bardet-Biedl syndrome 2 protein-like isoform X3, with protein sequence MLTLHNVADEEMNALLTQKQKLLLELKHYENNIKYNKEILSNTSESNLVQSVPDNVGIIPSNTRLQIGISTSYDSNDMNIDITVSTNNSTTIRVVLIFADQLFKEETLIAHLTKDVSRILIPLKTLKDNAQDIHIKAFVGYPSSVQFHVFELTRQLPKFAMYTIPHNLTGSPKSVYEVKII encoded by the exons ATGCTAACGTTGCACAACGTTGCCGATGAGGAAATGAACGCTCTGCTGACTCAGAAACAGAaactgctgctcgagctgaagCACTACGAAAACAACATCAAGTACAACAAGGAAATCCTGAGCAACACGAGCGAAAGCAATCTGGTGCAGAGTGTGCCGGACAACGTCGGCATCATACCGTCCAACACGCGGCTACAGATCGGCATTTCCACCAGCTACGATAGCAACGATATGAACATCGACATCACCGTGTCGACCAACAACTCGACCACGATTCGTGTCGTGTTGATCTTTGCTGATCAGCTGTTCAAGGAGGAAACGCTGATCGCGCACCTGACGAAGGACGTTTCGCGCATACTGATACCGCTCAAGACGCTCAAGGACAATGCGCAGGACATTCACATCAAAGCGTTCGTCGGCTACCCGAGCAGTGTGCAGTTTCACGTGTTTGAACTGACCCGTCAGCTGCCCAAGTTTGCGATGTACACCATACCGCACAATCTGACCGGGTCACCGAAGAGTGTGT ATGAAGTGAAGATCATCTGA
- the LOC121603013 gene encoding protein PAT1 homolog 1-like: MDSFFGFDTSLPEDISDEEEYDALNDETFGAADKGDWKDIHEHLVRLESCRNGGRTGSFLGEDEDDGGSSDNNNSESGRSSVVAQSIGDEFANKLWLDPSIWGSPAKVPAPVQPPYSDYRPSGTPFSALPPQQSAFRPPEPAHPIGGGGLPPKPPPSLPPGLFPPMKMLSVEDIERTIIQHQHQQNQHQSMLQKQMSQQQQQQQQQHQLHYHHNQFHQQQQQQTLQPFRTPAPVPAQPPPPVKARDHFTPAKEVKSMQPPIPMISSPVAAPPMLNNANRLPLGLLPYNMLAARPYSTPINNLAMHPAFPQRCSYGSPLQGFLGGPGPVQMGPPPPLPPRHPGPAPGGPPPFLMQRSPTPLPTNQFNQRLVQEIQQNHPLLAFNRQLAAASTLSVCGNGVNKAAPLVALPRAGFMKQQHHFQQQQQQRSRVGNGMPSSTAGGGQPEERDEYANMMSNRNKQWLIGIKLTQLNSDAPYFNDYYFTVYKQRLAAAKGEGDNRIYRENQLNHPFTQPEEHAQLLLLSLLSKNGKSGLLGTNRERRSSESRSNPNGGSEGKDGSAPTGGGRAYTPLQFQNSLGKLQCGSVIAPRKLIDADVMGSDQLNGNGVPALEPPPAIQRKARHVLLLIETLYKLVLKLEDLGNPVAIEAMKALREKKMRKRTSSTGSGSGVACLSEAGAKIGNALIINPNW, translated from the exons ATGGATTCCTTTTTCGGCTTCGATACCAGTCTGCCGG AAGACATCTCGGACGAGGAGGAGTATGACGCCCTGAATGACGAAACGTTCGGTGCGGCGGACAAGGGCGACTGGAAGGACATCCACGAGCATCTCGTGCGGCTGGAAAGTTGCAGGAATGGGGGGCGAACCGGTTCCTTCCTTGGGGAGGATGAGGACGACGGGGGCAgcagcgacaacaacaacagcgagaGCGGCCGTAGCAGTGTGGTGGCCCAAAGCATTGGCGATGAGTTCGCGAACAAGCTATGGCTGGATCCGAGCATCTGGGGTAGCCCGGCGAAGGTTCCGGCTCCGGTGCAGCCACCGTACAGCGATTATAGGCCCAGCGGTACGCCATTTTCTGCCCTGCCACCACAGCAGAGCGCCTTTCGACCACCGGAACCGGCGCATCCGATCGGGGGAGGTGGCCTGCCGCCAAAACCGCCTCCCTCACTGCCACCGGGCTTGTTTCCACCCATGAAGATGCTGTCAGTGGAGGACATTGAACGAACCATCatccagcatcagcatcagcaaaatCAGCATCAAAGTATGCTGCAAAAGCAAatgtcacagcagcagcagcagcaacaacaacaacaccaactccATTACCATCACAACCAatttcaccagcagcagcagcagcagacactgCAACCATTCCGCACACCGGCACCGGTCCCggcccaaccaccaccaccagtgaaAGCTCGCGATCATTTCACACCCGCCAAGGAGGTAAAGAGTATGCAGCCGCCGATCCCGATGATCTCCTCGCCAGTAGCAGCACCACC GATGCTGAACAACGCGAACCGTCTTCCGCTTGGTTTGCTGCCGTACAACATGCTAGCCGCCCGACCGTACTCGACCCCGATCAACAACCTGGCGATGCATCCGGCATTCCCGCAGCGCTGCTCGTACGGTTCCCCGCTGCAAGGGTTTCTGGGTGGCCCCGGCCCGGTACAGATGGGTCCGCCACCGCCGCTACCTCCTCGCCATCCGGGACCAGCGCCGGGTGGGCCGCCGCCATTTTTGATGCAGCGCAGCCCGACGCCCCTGCCGACGAACCAGTTCAACCAGCGGCTGGTGCaggaaattcaacaaaaccaTCCGCTGCTCGCGTTCAACCGACAGCTCGCTGCGGCCAGCACGCTCAGCGTTTGCGGCAATGGCGTGAACAAAGCAGCCCCGCTAGTAGCCCTGCCAAGGGCGGGTTttatgaagcagcagcaccatttccagcagcagcagcagcaacgatccCGAGTAGGCAATGGAATGCCATCGAGCACTGCAGGCGGCGGGCAGCCAGAGGAGCGCGATGAGTACGCAAACATGATGAGCAATCGCAACAAGCAGTGGCTAATCGGGATAAAGCTGACGCAGCTCAACTCGGACGCACCCTACTTTAACGATTACTATTTCACCGTGTACAAGCAGCGGCTGGCAGCGGCGAAGGGCGAGGGCGATAATAGGATCTATCGCGAAAATCAGCTCAACCATCCGTTCACCCAGCCGGAGGAGCATGCCCAGCTGCTGTTACTGTCGCTGCTGTCGAAGAACGGCAAGAGCGGGCTGCTCGGCACGAACCGCGAACGTCGCAGTTCCGAATCCCGCTCCAACCCGAACGGCGGTAGCGAGGGAAAGGATGGCTCAGCGCCGACGGGTGGTGGTCGAGCGTATACCCCGCTCCAATTTCAAAATTCGCTCGGCAAGCTGCAGTGCGGTAGTGTGATAGCGCCGCGAAAGCTCATCGACGCCGACGTGATGGGCAGCGACCAGCTGAACGGAAATGGCGTGCCGGCACTTGAACCGCCGCCCGCTATCCAGCGCAAAGCTCGCCATGTGCTGCTGCTTATCGAGACGCTGTACAAGTTGGTGCTCAAGCTGGAAGATCTCGGCAATCCCGTTGCGATCGAAGCGATGAAAGCGCTGCGCGAAAAGAAAATGCGCAAGCGaaccagcagcaccggcagcggcagcggtgtGGCGTGTTTGTCAGAAGCGGGCGCCAAGATTGGCAACGCATTGATAATTAATCCGAATTGGTAA
- the LOC121603009 gene encoding Bardet-Biedl syndrome 2 protein-like isoform X2 — protein sequence MSSLCCRDRRRRRLRVANRKPRPGTFPLTIVASTWIVTSPCSTPSRIRGYTTPSVNMLTLHNVADEEMNALLTQKQKLLLELKHYENNIKYNKEILSNTSESNLVQSVPDNVGIIPSNTRLQIGISTSYDSNDMNIDITVSTNNSTTIRVVLIFADQLFKEETLIAHLTKDVSRILIPLKTLKDNAQDIHIKAFVGYPSSVQFHVFELTRQLPKFAMYTIPHNLTGSPKSVYEVKII from the exons ATGTCCAGTTTGTGCTGTCGCGAcaggcggcggcgacggctgCGGGTGGCGAACAGAAAACCTCGCCCGGGAACGTTCCCGCTAACCATCGTTGCTTCGACGTGGATCGTAACTTCACCGTGCAGCACACCGTCGCGAA TAAGGGGATATACGACGCCAAGCGTCAACATGCTAACGTTGCACAACGTTGCCGATGAGGAAATGAACGCTCTGCTGACTCAGAAACAGAaactgctgctcgagctgaagCACTACGAAAACAACATCAAGTACAACAAGGAAATCCTGAGCAACACGAGCGAAAGCAATCTGGTGCAGAGTGTGCCGGACAACGTCGGCATCATACCGTCCAACACGCGGCTACAGATCGGCATTTCCACCAGCTACGATAGCAACGATATGAACATCGACATCACCGTGTCGACCAACAACTCGACCACGATTCGTGTCGTGTTGATCTTTGCTGATCAGCTGTTCAAGGAGGAAACGCTGATCGCGCACCTGACGAAGGACGTTTCGCGCATACTGATACCGCTCAAGACGCTCAAGGACAATGCGCAGGACATTCACATCAAAGCGTTCGTCGGCTACCCGAGCAGTGTGCAGTTTCACGTGTTTGAACTGACCCGTCAGCTGCCCAAGTTTGCGATGTACACCATACCGCACAATCTGACCGGGTCACCGAAGAGTGTGT ATGAAGTGAAGATCATCTGA